From Argopecten irradians isolate NY chromosome 2, Ai_NY, whole genome shotgun sequence, the proteins below share one genomic window:
- the LOC138315147 gene encoding uncharacterized protein isoform X2 — translation MASTKRYATDNEARRVHNELARHLHQNVKGFEPLKELFRRPPISPRDLNNIKDITDLFQQLEKDEKISVGEYSFFTQRLRKIDPSQAAYVEEKETEICEILNRDSNINPVGADRFSQLMESCISGAAPDQTGSCTPSENTGAIAIPEITSGAVTNPTTDNQHSNINPVGADRFSQLMESCISGAAPDQTGSCTPSENTGAIAIPQITSGAVTNPTTVNQITFNYNDHREYKDEIKIETMKVRHAGNLSIGEQTVLPQGSPSDTEHSRSAASSSHAQEIHPDLVPMIEMTIQRIKIEKEKKFLETKAFHDAQKKLQTNRILVIKGNTGDGKTSIAFQLLHWLTTQQQARKPIRIHAIEKLDRISPDSNLVCIIDDIFGEKDLGRVDEQEWNKRLNVVETLFVNTNLLLITVRNEIFNALAKHSLGTVFTEENIIDLSTSDYNISDERLKLLEMYLPDKFSWTETEKDKIKSNSPAIGFPQCCQLFSNSPELQERRDKFFENPIHFFMDALSKSPECFAIVFLFLNDGMIEVNDLDPNGDKVDKTLLEQVFSIKFGGSEARGNMDDKLKIDLIRESLDKLLGYLVSNERQLFDFGETYRFEHDSIYSTVALLYAKKTLVGYIRHCPRKALRYITTAKSCTDKVFMSTDHYTYLCKRLLREFECETWSYGYIGSLEVWTDRSFVESFDCLLNERKVNKLHVLNQACRFGVLRFVLYLLRKGVQYDKNTPLLLLITAGLQCSENLDILKEIFIHLSNDAKSDIFETACRKSLVKEAEYLLREGVKPTDDTDWWKLITNGDEDDYGDVDVLEKFFMYIDDETKLHLFDRAHRSVSVECVLYLLREGVKPDKDINWWNLITHYDKDDDEEDMEFREGDVDILEEVFIHLDDETKVDLIDKAYRSASVDCVCYLLDEGVESKLVFDWWHLISNGYMSEMGDVIRLSQVDAYLNDEIRQDLFINYACYHGSIDCALYFLEKGVKPSTADLWHLIRQVDLHGESKTDALRTVFGFLDDEKKLELLNEACDFGSVDCVIFLLSKGVIPDKDKDWLELVTGEEGRVGGSLHVIQKLVANLNDEGTLDVLNAACAYGLVECAIYLLGEGVKPDSNTFVNVVGGGSMILYDTLLKYNVTPTAKYGNRNCNILHYACDVRKEEIVTELCNAYPFMAHEMMVDGMTPLCVAAYRGNCSLFQTVERTVLKSLCRVEDEKHKCETVECRLIHRSCVCSQYMSQLIDIEGRNVLHLSCKAGNSEVCVYLCKTYPALLTAVDHRGRHCLHYLAEHRQYDIFVECEGYVKQYMESIQQTYDITAIVDKKGKSLLDMVTVTDWLFDFEDFEEKFAFYNEGNPLYTYIEEQIASGSIT, via the exons ATAGTAACATCAACCCAGTTGGAGCTGACAGATTCAGTCAGCTGATGGAGTCTTGTATCTCTGGTGCCGCCCCTGATCAGACCGGAAGTTGTACACCAAGCGAGAACACGGGAGCAATAGCGATCCCGGAAATCACTTCTGGAGCAGTGACCAATCCCACAACTGACAATCAAC ATAGTAACATCAACCCAGTTGGAGCTGACAGATTCAGTCAGCTGATGGAGTCTTGTATCTCTGGTGCCGCCCCTGATCAGACCGGAAGTTGTACACCAAGCGAGAACACGGGAGCAATAGCGATCCCGCAAATCACTTCTGGAGCAGTGACTAATCCCACAACTGTCAATCAAA TCACCTTCAATTATAATGATCATAGGGAATATAAAGATGAGATTAAGATTGAGACTATGAAAGTAAGACATGCTGGAAATTTATCCATCGGGGAACAAACAGTTTTACCCCAAG GTAGTCCTTCTGACACAGAGCATTCTAGATCTGCAGCTAGCTCAAGTCATGCCCAAG AGATCCATCCCGACCTGGTACCCATGATAG AGATGACCATTCAAAGGATTAAAAtagaaaaagagaaaaagtTCCTAGAAACCAAAGCTTTCCATGACGCTCAAAAGAAGCTCCAAACGAACAGAATCTTAGTTATCAAGGGAAACACGGGCGATGGCAAAACTTCTATCGCCTTCCAACTTCTTCACTGGCTGACCACGCAGCAACAAGCCAGAAAACCCATTCGGATTCATGCAATTGAGAAATTAGATAGGATCTCTCCAGATTCCAATCTTGTTTGTATAATTGATGATATATTCGGTGAGAAAGATTTAGGTAGAGTCGATGAACAAGAGTGGAACAAAAGACTGAACGTTGTAGAAACACTTTTTGTAAATACCAATTTATTGCTGATTACAGTACGAAATGAAATATTCAATGCTTTGGCCAAACATTCATTAGGGACAGTTTTCACAGAGGAGAATATAATTGATTTGAGTACATCAGATTATAACATTTCCGACGAAAGATTAAAGCTTTTAGAGATGTACCTACCAGACAAGTTTTCATGGACAGAAACAGAAAAGGATAAGATTAAATCTAATTCTCCGGCTATCGGATTCCCGCAATGCTGTCAGCTTTTCTCAAATTCACCAGAATTGCAGGAAAGACGAGATAAATTTTTCGAGAATCCTATCCATTTTTTCATGGATGCATTGTCGAAATCACCCGAATGTTTTGCCATTGTGTTCCTCTTCCTCAATGATGGGATGATAGAGGTAAACGATCTAGACCCAAATGGAGATAAGGTAGACAAAACTTTGCTAGAGCAGGTATTCAGTATCAAGTTTGGGGGGAGTGAAGCTAGAGGTAACATGGATGATAAACTAAAAATAGATCTTATCCGAGAAagtttagataaactcttaggATATTTGGTGAGTAACGAGAGACAGTTATTTGACTTTGGTGAAACGTACAGATTCGAGCACGATTCTATATACTCAACAGTAGCTCTTTTGTACGCAAAAAAGACACTGGTCGGTTACATACGACATTGTCCAAGGAAAGCCCTGAGATATATAACAACTGCAAAATCATGCACGGACAAGGTTTTCATGTCAACTGATCATTATACATATCTGTGTAAACGTCTGCTCCGAGAGTTTGAGTGCGAGACCTGGTCTTATGGTTATATTGGCTCTCTAGAAGTGTGGACAGACCGTTCATTTGTTGAGTCCTTCGATTGTCTATTGAATGAGAGAAAAGTTAATAAACTGCACGTGTTAAATCAAGCATGTCGATTTGGTGTGTTaagatttgttttatatcttcTGCGCAAGGGAGTCCAATACGACAAGAATACGCCACTTTTGTTGCTGATTACTGCGGGTTTGCAGTGTAGTGAAAATTTGGATATACTTAAGGAAATTTTTATACACTTGAGTAATGATGCAAAATCTGATATTTTTGAGACAGCTTGTAGAAAGAGTTTAGTAAAAGAGGCTGAATATCTTCTGAGAGAGGGAGTCAAACCTACCGATGACACAGATTGGTGGAAATTGATAACAAATGGCGATGAGGATGATTATGGAGATGTGGATGTACTTGAGAAATTTTTCATGTACATAGACGATGAGACAAAACTTCATTTGTTTGATAGAGCGCACCGTTCTGTATCAGTAGAGTGTGTTTTATATCTTCTAAGAGAGGGAGTGAAGCCAGACAAGGACATCAATTGGTGGAACTTAATAACACATTATGATAAGGATGATGATGAAGAAGACATGGAATTTCGTGAAGGAGACGTGGATATACTTGAGGAAGTGTTCATACACTTAGATGATGAGACAAAAGTTGATTTGATTGATAAAGCGTACAGGTCTGCATCAGTAGACTGTGTCTGTTATCTTCTGGATGAGGGAGTTGAATCAAAACTCGTTTTTGATTGGTGGCATTTGATTTCAAATGGTTATATGTCTGAAATGGGAGATGTTATTAGGCTTTCCCAAGTTGATGCATATTTGAATGATGAGATAAGACAAgacttatttattaattatgCTTGTTATCATGGTTCAATAGACTGTGCTTTATATTTTCTTGAAAAAGGAGTCAAACCCAGCACGGCAGATTTGTGGCATTTGATAAGACAAGTTGATTTGCATGGTGAGAGCAAAACTGACGCACTCAGAACAGTTTTTGGATTCCTGGATGATGAGAAAAAGCTTGAATTACTTAATGAAGCATGTGACTTTGGTTCAGTAGACTGTGTTATCTTTCTTCTAAGTAAGGGTGTCATTCCAGATAAAGACAAAGATTGGTTGGAATTGGTTACAGGAGAAGAAGGGCGTGTGGGTGGAAGTTTACATGTCATCCAGAAACTTGTTGCGAATTTGAATGATGAGGGAACACTTGACGTGTTAAATGCAGCATGTGCTTATGGTTTAGTAGAGTGTGCTATATACCTTCTGGGTGAGGGAGTCAAACCAGACTCGAACACTTTTGTAAATGTGGTAGGTGGAGGAAGTATGATCTTGTATGATACCCTGCTAAAGTACAATGTCACTCCGACAGCAAAGTATGGGAATAGAAATTGCAATATCCTACATTATGCCTGTGATGTTAGGAAAGAAGAGATAGTGACAGAGTTGTGTAATGCTTACCCGTTCATGGCTCATGAAATGATGGTGGATGGGATGACACCGCTTTGTGTTGCGGCTTACAGGGGAAACTGTTCTTTGTTCCAGACAGTGGAAAGAACTGTACTCAAATCTTTGTGTAGGGTTGAGGACGAAAAGCACAAGTGTGAGACAGTAGAATGTCGTTTAATACATAGGAGTTGTGTGTGCAGTCAGTATATGTCTCAGTTGATTGACATAGAGGGAAGAAATGTGCTGCATTTGAGTTGTAAGGCGGGGAACAGTGAGGTTTGTGTTTATTTGTGTAAAACGTATCCTGCACTGTTAACAGCTGTCGATCATCGCGGACGTCATTGTCTTCATTACTTAGCCGAACACAGACAATATGACATATTCGTTGAGTGTGAGGGGTATGTGAAACAATACATGGAATCAATACAACAGACGTATGATATTACAGCCATCGTGGACAAGAAGGGGAAATCGCTTTTAGACATGGTAACAGTGACAGATTGGTTATTTGATTTTGAAGACTTCGAGGAAAAATTTGCATTTTATAATGAAGGAAACCCTTTGTATACATATATCGAAGAACAAATTGCTTCTGGAAGTATAACAtag